The DNA window aacaccgagggtgttacatattTAGACCCTAATGGAGTAAATACCATCGGGTATCGGGTTGCGGGTCTCCATTGCCATCTTTACTCGCACAAAGAAGCCGTGTACCAAGTAGAGAGATggaaaataaatatttttagaaGAAATATTAATATAGAAACAAAAATAATATATGGCAGAGGTTGAACACTAATCAAAAGGTTATAGTAATCATCCCTCACCACTACACCATACGAGACGATTTGTGTTGCttataaaatatttatattattataaACCATATCAGAGTATTTAAATCTAATAAAACATATTCTACCCTCACAAGAATAATGTTTTAGATTAAAAAACACCACGTGACATCtcatgaaatatataaaaaaaagctaCGTGAGAGATTAAACAAAATAAAAGTATAAAAAATAGAATACAGTCAAAAGTAACAGAGGAAACAAGGAAAAAGAACCTAAAATCATTAAAGAACATCATATGAATACTACATAAATACCATACATCTCATGGTTACTATATAAATACTTAAAGATAATTGTAGAACATCTCATTTATTAAATGCGAACATTCTAaaatacatcgtagaacatcataggtatactacgtgaacattacaaaatacatcatataacatcacatgtatagcacgtgaacatcataaaataaatCATAGAATATCACATGTATAATGTATGAACATCAtaaaaatatatcatagaacatcgtGTGTATACCATGTGATCataaaaatacatcatagaacatcataaaatacatcatataacatcacatgtatactacatgaacatcgtAAAATATATTATAGAACATCGTGCCTATACCATATGAACCatatatattacgtgaacattataaaaatacatcacagaacatcataaaatatataatagaacatcacatatatactacgGACACCTCATAAAATACATCACAGAAGATTACAACATATACAataaaacatcacatgtatactacctGAACAttacaaaagaaaaaaagaaagaaagaaagaatagaatcacggaaagaaaataataaaaaggaaacaaaaaaaaagaaaagaaaagaaaagaaaaagaagataaataataaaagaaaagggAAGGAAACATCTGCAGTATCGTCGGCCAGCCCAAcaagaaaaacaatatttcacgATTCCCGTGCTAACTCGGTTCCCGTGCTCGTCGTTTGGCACGCGGTCCCGTCCGAACGTTCGGACGGGATGATTTCCGATCCTTTCTCCCCCGCGCGTGTCTGTAGCATTTTTTATCAGAACAAAAATTCGCGTTTTGTCCGAATGGCAAGCTGGTCCCACCGACAggtggacccacctgtcagtagctGTTGCCTCACAAGCGAAGCACGGAAGCAAAACAACACTCGCCGTCGCCGGTGACGGCCTCTCGGCAAGGACACACACCGGCGTAATGACGCTGTAAAGAAGTGCACCAGAGGCCAGCTACTACAGTACTCCGCATTTGCTAGGTGCCTATGAATCAGTCAGTGTTCAGTGCGCGCCGCAACTGATGGAATGGCAGTGGAGTACAGGCTCAGTCGTTCGGCGTTGTCTCGCCGACCACTCCGGCGGCCTCGGCGCCCCGACCCTCACCGCCGTCACACGACGCTCCTTCTCCAACCAGCCGCTCAAATGCCGCCGCATCAGCCGGGGCAGCGCAGCAGCCGTCCCGCAGGATGTCCAGCAGCAGCGGACGCGCCGGCGCGAGACAGCCGCCGGCACGCAGAGCGGCGACCAGCTCCGACAGCGCGGGCGCGTCCCAGCGCAGGCCCCGCCCGACGGCCTCCCGCGCCACCTCCCTCGCGGCGTCCACATCCCCGGCGGCCACGCACCCGGCGGCGACGACGCCAAACGTCCGGGCGTCCGGCGGGCACCCGGCGCGCTCCATGCAGCCCAGCATCCGGCGCGCGGCGGCCAGGTCGCCCCcgtcgcagagcgtgccgagGTAGACGCCGTAGACGCGCGCGCTGGGGAGGAGCCCGCGCAGGAGCATTTCGTCGAACGCCTCCTCGACGGCATCGAGCCGTCCGCGGTCTCGGAAAGCCCGGAGGAGCCGCTCGAACTCCGGGAGGCCCGGGGCGACGCCGTCGCGGTCCATCCGCCTGGCCACGACCTCGTACGCCTCAGCGGACAACCCCTCGCGCAGGAGCGCCTCAACGACGGCGCGGTGGTCGGGTCGGTCCGGCGGGACGCCCCACCGGCGCATGTCGTCGAGGAACGCGAGCGCGTCCCGGGCGGGGGCGGCGCCCCGGCGGCAGAGCGAGGCGAGGACCGCGCGGCAGTGGCGCGGGTCCGGGTCGACGAGGAGCGGCGGCATGCAGCGGAGGAGGTCCGCGGCGGCGGTGGGCTGGCCGGCGCGGCAGAGCGCGGAGGTGAGGATGCGGAACGTGGCGGCGTCGGGGGCCGCGTGCGGCGCGGCGCGGAGGAGCACGGCGGGGGCGGCGCGGAGAAGAGTCGGGGACCGGCGGGACGAGCAGAGCGCGGCCAGGAGGGCGTTGAGGGCGCCGGTCGTGCGGTGGGCCGTGCAGAAGAGGGTCGCGGCGGCGGCGAAGCGGCCGTGGCGCGACAGGGTGGACAGCAGGCGGTGCTGGTGGCCCGTGGCGTCAGGCCGCGGTTCCGAGTGGCGGCTCCGGGCCATGGTAGCACTGGTCTGGAAGCGTGGGCGCGCGCTCGCCGCTGCGACGAAGCTTTTATGCTCAGCGATCCTGCAGTTTCAGAAAGACTTAGGGAACTTGCATTGCAATTAGGGAAAAGATCACACATGATGTTTTTCCTTTAAATAAAAGCAGCCAGAGTTGTGAATTATACACTAGAATAACATTTATCGACACAAGATTCACAGTACATTTTATCTTTCACTCAGCACACTTCCACAACACAGATATGTATCTCCACGGTCATCTGATAACTCATGATGCAAAGCAATCCATGCCTTTCCTTATGGTTCCCGAAGTTAACCGAAATCTCAAGCGGATCAAGACCATCATTCCATT is part of the Miscanthus floridulus cultivar M001 chromosome 9, ASM1932011v1, whole genome shotgun sequence genome and encodes:
- the LOC136483433 gene encoding pentatricopeptide repeat-containing protein At2g38420, mitochondrial-like, whose translation is MARSRHSEPRPDATGHQHRLLSTLSRHGRFAAAATLFCTAHRTTGALNALLAALCSSRRSPTLLRAAPAVLLRAAPHAAPDAATFRILTSALCRAGQPTAAADLLRCMPPLLVDPDPRHCRAVLASLCRRGAAPARDALAFLDDMRRWGVPPDRPDHRAVVEALLREGLSAEAYEVVARRMDRDGVAPGLPEFERLLRAFRDRGRLDAVEEAFDEMLLRGLLPSARVYGVYLGTLCDGGDLAAARRMLGCMERAGCPPDARTFGVVAAGCVAAGDVDAAREVAREAVGRGLRWDAPALSELVAALRAGGCLAPARPLLLDILRDGCCAAPADAAAFERLVGEGASCDGGEGRGAEAAGVVGETTPND